Below is a window of Bernardetia sp. DNA.
CTAAGAGAAGATAAAAGTAATAAGTGGCACTTTATAGCTTTTGATAATTTAGAAAATAAAGAAGATGGTACTTATGAACTGTGTGGAGAAAAAGTGCAAGGAAATCCTGAATGTATTGAAGGACATCATCTAATTAAACACGGCTCTGAAATATTAGACATTACAGATTTCAGTTTTGAGGGGTTAAAATCTTTCTTGGAAATAAATGACATTGAAGGTATTGTGTTTCACGATTCAGAAAGCGATAAAATGTGTAAGATTAGAAAATCCGACTTTGGAATTAAACGAGTTATAAAAAAGCAAAATGAGTAAATGGACGCACGTAAACGCAAGTATTAGATTTGATTCTATCTTGCACAAACACCCTCCTCTTCCTACTGAAAAAGAATTAGGTCTAATTTGTACGATAAACAATGGTTCAGAGTGGGAAAATTCATTTATACCTTGCGGGAGTGAAGGAAGTTTGCGATATAATGTTATCAAAAATCCAAACATTTCTGACTCAGCAGCAATGCTGGTTGTATTTTATGGAGACTTGAGGGATTATGATGATGAAAGAGAAATAATGCACTACTTCAAAGACTTAGTTGAAGGACAATCTATTCGTAGTGCTATCATTGAGATAGATATTGAAGAAGAAGGAAGGTATATCTACTCTTACAATCAAACAGATAAAGTTTTTGATTTAATAAAATGCCCATAGATGAACTTGTTATCAAAAATAAACAATCTCTTTTTTAAGAAAAAAGACAATTGGCATTGGAACAATCCTTTTGAGAAAGGAACAGAGAGTTATGAATTATACGAAAAGGGAGCAAATAATTATTCTAAATACACCTCAGGGTACGAAATGGTATTACCTACGACTTTTTATAAAGTTGAAGTTTGGATAGAAGGTTACAAACTAAAACAAAGTTATAGTAATCGTTTCTATCCAAGATTATATTACGCAGATAAAGAGGAGGCAATTATCATAGCAATACAAACAGCATTATTTAGGAAGTCAGATATTGAAAATTATAGAATCATACTGTCAATACATGGACAAGATAAAATGGAAATACCAATTTACTAATCAATCAATAATAATATGCCATTAATAGTCAAGTCAACAATGGGTTATTGGGTAGCTAAAGAAACTAGAAAAGGTTCTAGGTATATGCCATCGCATAGAGAGTTTTTCTTTAGAGTTTCAATGGAAGAATTAAAACCTATAACTAAAGAAGAACTGCTAGAAGCAGCCAGCAGATTCAAAATTTCCATACCAGAAAACCCTACTGAAAGTGATTTGTACAAAGTAGCTAGCGAAATTCACAATTCTATTTATGGAGCTGAATTTGCAAGTGCTGATGGCTTCCCATATAGAAAAGCTAAAATTTGTTTATCTGAAGAAAGAAAAAAAGAATTACCCTTAGATTTATTTTAAAAGCCTATGCAAATTATATACAAACCTAGAGGAAGTGGAAAAACAACAGATTTGATAAAGGAGGCTGCAAAAACTTTCAGTTATATCGTTTGTCAAAATTATAAGGAAGCTGATAGAATAAGGAATAGGGCAAGAACCTTAGGTTTAGACATCTCTTACCCAATCACATACAGAGAATTTTTAGATGGGAGTTATAACTTAATAGGTTCAAAGAGCCTACTAATAGATAATGTTGAATCATTACTACAAATTATTTCGTCTGTGCCTATCAAAGCCATTACTTTAACAGAAGAATAAAAATTATGAATCCAATCATCCATATTCTTGGCTACCTATTCCACTATGCCAACCGTGATATTCCATTGATAGCAAAACAAGAGTTTTATGAACTCAAACAAAAGCTACTCAAAAAATATGGAACAAAGGTAGGACAGGATATACAACACATCAAAAAAGATTGCTATTCCTGCGATGCAACAGGCTGGTTCAGCAATGAATGGAAAGAAGAACCTTGTTGGAATTGTATGGGAACTGGTGTGTATGAGGAGTTTTGGACAAAGTTAGATAAGTACAAACTAGGTAAGTTTACATTTCATAATCCTGTAGAAAGAATCTACAAACACTCTAAATCTTTTAGTGAAGAAATAAAGCCAAATATTGAAGGCTATATTTCTCACAAAAGACCAAAATACAGAGTAGGAACAGAATGTGCTTGGTGGCTCTTCTTATTTTTTGATAGAAAAACGTTCTTGAAAAGATTTGGCAAAACAGGTTATCCTTCACATAAACGAACACCTCTCGTCTTTTTGGGAAATTTGATTTTCCGTATTCGTTGTTTTAGGTGGAGGGATTTGTTTCCTAAAAAAGTTTCTCAGAATTCCTACTCTGACCTCTATTATACGGACGAGGAACTGCCGTTTTAGTTACGGCATAGGCGTAACCGTCCAATGTCCTGTGGTAATCTGATAATGATTTCTTATAACCCACTGCGTGTTAGCACTCCTTTTAAAAGTGTTTTCATCTTGCTGTGCATATCCTGTTACGCTGCCTATTCTTTCAGAAATAATATTATAATTTGGCTTGGTACTGATAATAAAGCTAAGATTATCCGTTGCATCAAATTCAAACACCTCATCAATTACATTGATTAGTATTTCGTGTCCGATAGGCTTTCCATCTTCAAACTTAAACATAGATACCTTTTCATAGATAGGGATATTGTTTTTTAGTATCTCTACTCTTAGAAGACCATTGTTCGGAATAGCCACATTTGTTTCTCCAAACCACTTTCCCTCGGCATCACCAACTAATACATCACTAGGAGGGAATGGGAAAGCATTTTCAGCGTTGATTGCTGCAAAATCTACAGCTTGTACACACGTCAATTTTAGAGTGTCTAGTAAAACTCTATAACTTCTTGTCTGAGGGGCAACCCAAATACGATTATTTACCCAAAATGTAGCAGGGTTGGGTAGATTGGTATCTGTATTGAACTCTAAAACATTGTGGTCTCTGTCTGTTGGACTTGCAGGGTCATAGACTTCTGCATTAGGTAGGTACTGCGCCTCTAAGATGCGTACCTCCATTTCGCCAGGACCCGAGAGGTTTACACCAATGCCTTGCATCAAATCTCTCCACGCTGTATCATCTTCTCCTGCCCACTTCCATTGGATATTTATGCCGTCAAAACGCATTACAGGCTGATAGAAGTCTCTCCAATCTATCATTTCTTGACTTAGCGTATTGAAGTTAGATTGAAGGGTATTGAAATTATTTTGCAAAATGGCATACTGACTAAGCAGTTCTAAGAAACGAGCAGCCAAATCATTATTGCCGAGTTCTGGAATGGTAGCTTGCTCGTATTCTACATTTGGATTATCTAACTGTGTTGTTCCTGCTGGCAGAGTAAGTTTTCCAATAACGACTTGAAAGTTAGGATTATTCAGCGTTGGTTCTACTGGATTCTCACTTGGCGTTCCCTCAATAATAAAATACTCGGCATCTATTCCACCAGCAATGGCTTGGTATTGATGCTCACAGACTACCAAATCTATGCGTGGATGAGATGAAGTATTAGCAGAAACTTGTAAACTCATCGGTTCATCTTCCATAATGCTAAGTCCCTGATGCGTTCGAATTACTCCAGAGAAAGGTGTAAGCTTTCCATCTGCTTTTGGATATTGAAATCCTGTGGTATCGTGAGTAAGCGAAAGAAATAAATTATCTGTGGGGACAAAGTCAAATCCACGATAACGTCCTTGTGGCAGAATGCCATTCAAAAACGCATTGATTGAAAAACTTAAATCATCCGATAAATACTCTAAAAATCTCTTCTGTGCCATCTTATACTATCTTTTTAAAACCTTATTTCTTACTCTTCTATGTAAATAAATGGTGTTTGTATCAGTCCAAATTCTCTCTGCATCGATTGTTGTATGAGCTGCATACATTGTTTGAGCGTATATTGTCCCATTAATTTGAGCCACATATCCATTTCGCCAATAAAGACTTTATTTCCATCTACATCGTGTTTGGGCGTCTGAGCAGAGGTATATACTTGAATCTTATTCTCATTTGAAATATCTATTGTTTTTACTTCTTTATGCCCTTCTGAATTGAAGGGTGTTTTAGTATCCAATAAAACATCTACTTTGATCGCATTGGACAGAATAGCCATGTAAATATCAACTACACACGCCTCTATCTTTACATCTTCTGTTTCTTTCAAGAGAACAGGAAGAAAAATATCTTTTAAATGATTCATAACTTATTTTTTTTATTAAACGACTCTTCTAAGTTCTCCTGTTGGAGTGCTGTACACTGTATTTACAGGAGCTCCTGCATTAACAGCTTCTGTATCATCGGCATAGATTTCTTTTATGTTCCATATCACACGAGCTTTGCCATCGGTACTGTTGGGATTGAGTTCTTGTATTGTCAAAACATCTACATCGACATTATTTCGCTGTGTATAACCTAGTTTTATCACACCACTCTTAAACGAATCTGTACCTCCTTTTCCTGCATAATAACCCATATCAAAGCCTTTAGAGTTTGCTCCTCCTTGTGAGCTTCGGAATAACATATTAGCTCCAGAAGTAATGCTAGTTACGTTTCTAATTTCAGAGACTAACAGAGGAACAGAAAGTGTTACAGAATCGTGTAGTACGTTCATTCTAACCACGCCATTCACAAAAACAGCAACACTTCCTGCTTGATAAAGAGTATAATTAGAAGCATTAAAACCTACTCTAGCAACCGTTGTACCTCCTAAAATATAGCCATCGTTTGTAATTCTCGCCAAAGTTGTGTTGGAGCTATTTTTAACCTCTAAAGCATTCCCTGTTGAACTTGCATTTGATTTTAGAAAAAAGCTACCATAAACAGAAAATACACCTGCAATAAAACTAAGCAAGTCGCTGCCGAAAAATCGTCCATTGGCATCTTTTAACTGAACACTTCCCTCTTCTCCAGACGGAGTTAGAGAGGGTAGAAACAGTTCAAAATCAGCACTCACATCTGGAGTATCTCCACTGCTTGTGGTATTGTTGAGCTTGATATAGAGTTGGTCACTAAATCTAACCACATCATTTTTTGTGTAATCTGTATTTACATCAAACTCTGATTTCCAGTAAAAACTTTGTCCTTGTATATTTATCCATTCAATGCCATTCCAAATCAATCCTTCTTTTTCGTTTGTCAGCTGATTGATGGTCTTTAGCCACAACATATTTTTGTGTGGTGGCTCGGCATCATTGAGCCATATCGCTCCTACTTGTCCTAAATTTGTTTCTGCCATTATTCTATCAATTTAAAACTATCTTATTCTATCCATCTCTTTATATCGTCCTCAAATAAATATTTCCATTTTCTATTCTAAATCTATGTGCATCGGGTCCTTGTGCGACTAACTCTTTGTTCTCATTCAATACAAAATCCACATCGTAGAGAGATAAATTTTCATAGAGTAAGTCTCCATTGTAAATTCTAAAGCGAATTAGACTAGCAAGTGCGTCTTCTCCATTGTATTTGAGAGCTGTCAATCGTGCATTTATCGGCTCGTTAAACTCTATCACTTCTCCTACAGCTCGCATAATTTCAGCTGTTAGTTCCAAACTTCCTGTCAAATACAATTCATACGGCGAGCAGCTCTGACATCTCCCTCCACTATCTAATCTACGCACAGCATCATCCAGGGTCAAAGGAGAATCAAAAGAAGAGACGACCCAACTCTCTACAATTTCCACACTTTCAAACCCAAGCATTCGAAGGGGAACTTCATAGCCTAATGTTGTTCCTCTAATTTGATACAGCCTAAAAGCAAACTTTAAAACCTTTCGTCTTAAATCTTCGCTATTGGTTAGGCGCATTGTTATTCCGATAGTCTTTTCTAAAAGAGGAACAAAACGACTATACATCGTATCAGCAAGCATCGTATTTTCAATCAGATTATCCAGCAAGGGTTCAATATTATCATCAATGTCTTCTCCTATAATCTCATTGTACCTTTCAAACTCTCCTTTTCCATCTGCATCGACCACGCCTTGCCTATCTATTTCTTTGATAGCATCGCCAAAGTAGTTTATTATATTATCTGCCCAATATCCCATCAAAGTCCTCCTTCCGAATCTATCAGAACATCATCTGTGTAAGCCAGTACAATAGACGGTTCTTGTAACAACAAATTTTTAGAGTACGGATAGGTATAAAATTCCCATTTTTTGCCTACAGCATACTCTGCACTAGGTAAAATCGTAAATTGAATTTCATTTTGTGTAATAGGTGTGCCTACACTTGCCGTACCCAAAGAAACTCTATCTTTTGAAACTCTAAAAGAAGTAGCTGACACGAAGGTAATTACCCATTTTATGGTTTCTGATGAAGCTGGTAAAAGACTTTTATTCCAAAGCAGTTCCGTAGTGTTTTCAAGAAGTGGACGTGCAAATGGTTCTACATAGAAATATATCGTATCCGAACTATCCACACCTTCTGTCGTTTCGACAACCTCTACCAAGTCATTGATTTTGACTTTCCCTCTAATTACTTGCACGTCTGATGAGAGAAAATTCAAAAGATTTGCTCTCACAGCAGCCACTACATCAGCACGAACAAAATTAGAGCGCACTTGAATGACAAACTTGACTTTAGCTTGCAGCACCCCTGCACTCCTAACCGTTAGTTTGGTAGTAATAAGTCTTCGTGGTTCAAGAAAATCAGCGACATTGTCTAAGAGTGTTTGCGTAGCAGTTCCTCCTCCAAGTGGAGAAATATAAATATCTACATATTTTCCACATTCAAAGAAATGTCCTGCACTTCCTACACCAGCAGCTAAAAGAGGAACATCGTTATGGTCTTGCCCTGTTACCATATTATCCTGTGTGCGAATAAAAATTGGAATCTTTCTTTGCAAATCTTCTAAGGTCTCAACATCAGCCCCACCACTCGCACGGTCTGGATTAGTCACTTTTAATATAAATCCACTTGGCATTGCCACAGAAGAAATAATATCGGTAATGGTATTTTCAGATACATTCCCTGCACTTCCTTGTGAAACAGCATAATTTACAGTAATATCTGCTCCCACAAGTGGAATTTCTCCTTTTACACCATCTCCAAAAACAATTTCCATTTTACGACTTTGCCCTACACCATCTACAAAGTCTCTATCTAATTGGAATGATTTTAAAAAAGAATCTTTAGAAGTCCAACCCAGTCCATCTACTAACACGGATACTGAGCCATCAACAATTTCCTCAATGAGTTCAAAGACTTGTGAAGCTGTGCCGTCAGAAGTTCCAACAGAGATATTGCTGAAAGAAATTTGCTGCACGGCATCGATAAAACCTTCTGTTTCTCCTGCTAGAATGATGAGGTTATCTGTAGTGGTATAAATAATTTCATCTGCTGTTTGAACTTCTGTTCCGATGGGAATAAGCACATCTGAAGGCAATGGACTTTCAACAAAAAAACGAAGCTCTACCGAAGCTGGAATCATTCCTTTGATTCGGTAGCCGACCATCTTGGCAAACTTGACAACATTTTTGTAACGAGTAGCTGTAACTAAAAACGCTTCCTCTCCTTGTTTGTCGATGTAGTAATTCAGCATTCCTGCAATAGCACTCCAAACAAAGAGCATTTGTACCAGTGGCTCTGTTGGAGAATGGTCGGTATGACGTGGTAGTTTTGTAGAAAGTTTAGGCAAGACAGAATCCATTATCTGTTCCTGACTTCTATCTGCATATCCTACCCATTCATTTTTGCTGTTCATATCTCTTTAAAATTATTTTTTCCTTCTTCTTTCTGTGCTTCTTCAATCAATCCTTTCAGTTCGTACTCGTTGTTATTGTGTAAAAGCTTTATTAGAACGGCATTCAGTTCTGTATAGCTGATTTTAAAATCTTTCTCCTTACAAAACTTTCCTATTTCATTTTGTAGTCTTTTTTGCAGTTCTAAGATATTCCCCTTCTTTTCAATTTCTTTTTCTAATATTTCCATAACTTTTTTCAGTAGTCTAATTCACGATAAAAAGGATAGGTGTAAGTCCCTTCTTCATTGCTTCCTACAATTTGGTAGCTAATAATGCATTTGATTGTAGTTTCTGTAGAAGTTTCAAATACTACATCTTTTACTCTGATTCTCTTCTCCCATCTTGTGATAGCATCAACGATAAACTCACGCAAAAGCGTTTGCAAAATCGTATCATTGGGTTCGTACCTAAACCGTTCTATCTGCGTTCCAAACTCTGGCATAAACGGTTTTTGATTCGTTGGTTGTGATAGAATAATTCCCAAAGATTGATTGATAAGCTCTTGTCCTGAAACATAGACAGAACGCCCTGCCGAATCTACTTCGAAGGGGAATGCCAGTCCAGTTCCTGTGATTTTTTGGCTCATCTTATTTTAGTAATTGATTTACTTTAAAGCTCCAACTGCTTAATGATGCGATGGTATCTGGTGTCAAGCTATTGCTGAGAGGAGTTCCATTCATTGCTACTTTCAAAGTCAAGAGTATTTCCTTCAATTCATTCAATAATCCTTTTAGATTTTGAGTAGAGTTTTTCAATTCGATTTTTCCTCCTGTTGTGAAAACAGAAATATCAGCTTTGCCTACAATATCAATTTTACCATCCTCAAAGAGTTCAATACTTGCTTCTTTAGATTGAATGAATATTCTATCATGCTTCAAACTAATCCCATCCAAATAACGGTCTTTGAACTCCTTCGGCATTGCTTTGTCTGAAAACCAACCCATTTCCCAAATCGGCATTGAAGCCTCTCCATTGACAAAACTAATCCAAACGCCACTTTTAGTAGAAGGAATAGCCCAAATACCAATAGTGTCTCCACTAAAAATAGACTTTCCATAGATCCATTCCTCTAAAACTTGGTCTCCAAAAATAGAAGGGACTTTTACCCTCAAGCGTCCTCGCTTTTCAGGGTCTTCATTCTCTACGACAATACCGTGATACAATCCATAAAATCTACCAGCTTCTTCTAAGCCTTTTTCTTGAACAACCTTTTTGAATTGTCTATCCATTTTTTACCTCCTTTCCATTGGCATCAAAAACAAGAACTTTGCTTTGGGCTTCATTAACAGCTGTACTTCCTTGTGTTGTGTTCACTTGTTGTCTTTTCGAACTAGCCTTATCTGGCTGTACATTCGTAACTGATTTACTCGTTGCATTTTTCTTGAGCTCACAAGTGGTTTTATAATACGAACCTGCACTTACATCGTGTTTAGCTGACATTACCTTCCAGTTTCCTTCGTGCTTTTTTGCTACACCAGCTATTGTCAGAATATCATTAGCTTTGAGTAATGGATTTCCCTCTACGACTAGCTTTGCCGTAACTCCTGCCAACGACTTATCTTCTTGTAATGTATTGACTAAGCCATCATTTTGACTTTTGTCTGTGCTTCCTTGCACTAGCTTTCCATCTTCTGACTTTTCGGATTCTGCTTTTTTCTTGGGGAACACTTTTTTAGCATTGCCATTAGCATCAACTTTTATATTATATTCTCCTAATTTTTCTTTCTCTTTATTCTCACTTTTAGCTTCGCTTTTCTGAATCTCATTTGTTTGAGGGTTGATAGAATAAGAAGTGATTTTTTGAGAAGAGGTATCTTGTTTAGTGTATTTGACTTTTGGTACAAAAGAAATAATATCTTTTCCCCAAGTATAAGTTTTGACAGCTTCTTTTAGAAGATTTCTCTTCTCTAAAATAAGCGTGTCACCACTTACACGAAAAACTAAATTTTCTCGTTTAGCTAGTTGCATCAAAAAATCAAAATCAGATTTTTGTGCTTGTGGTAAATACGGATACTTCTTTTTGGTTTGGATGACATCCGTTTTATACGAATATGTATCAGCCATTTCCTCTACTAATTCAGAAAGTGTTTTGTCTTTATGAATTTTGTTAGAAAATTCCTCCTTCATAAACTGTCCTACATCAACAGCATCAATTCTAACTTTGATAACTTCTCCGTACGAACTGGAAATATCCGAAATTTTGGCTACTCGTTCTTCCGTTTGAAGCCCACCGATATAACCAAACATAAATCGCAACTTCTCCCCAGCCACAAGCCAGTCTTCATCTAATTCAAATACATTTTTTAGACTTACTGAAATGCGTAGTAGGTCGTCTTTTTCTATCGTATCTTCATACGAAAAGCTGTCCACCAAAGGAGTTATATCCTCTCCAGTAGGAGCTATGATTATCTTATAAAAAGGAGAGCCTACTACACCACTCATTATCAAATCTCAATAAAATAGCTTTAAAATTATGATTTTATCAAAAATAATTGTTTTTATTGAAAATATATCAAAATTATAGAAATATTTTGCTAAGTTTGTATTGCTCGTAAACAATGATTTGTTTCAGTTCTGATTTTTCATTTGTTTGTAAAGGCTTGGTGTGCCTTTGTGGTTTACAAGTAGTTTTGGAAAGCTCTCATGTATTTGAGAGCTTTTTTTATTTCCTCAAAAGCCTTCTGAAATGATACAGCTTTGCTATAAGTTTCTTCTCATCAGTAGGGAGTTCTGGTGAGGGGTGTGTCGAGGCAAGACAAGTTGCGTCATCTATCATTTCCTCTATCTCATCTAATGTGAAAGAACTGAGAAGTTTTGTGCCTAATTCCAAGGCTTGTTTATTTTTTTGATTCACATCGATATTCGACTCTTGTTTTGATAAAAAAGAGAACATTTCTTTATTTGTTTGAATAAGTATCTTAGTAGTTGTAATGTAGGACAGATAGATTTGCTATTATTTTTAGTGATTAACGAATATAAAGATACTAATATTTTTATTTATTGCTAATATTATTAGGTTTATAAACAACTAGATTATCTGTGATAAATAGTAACCAATGCTGTTTCTTGTCGTGTAAATTAGTGTAAATAATTAATAATCAAACGTTTATAATTCACACTATAAAAACTACACAAGAAATTATTGCTAAATTCAAAGAAGATTTTAAAAATGAGCCTTATAACTAATATGGTATTAACTTTTAACTAAGTTTCCACTGATAAATATCTGGGATGATAATTTCTTCTCCAATCAACTCTTCCAAACGCCACGGTTTTTCAATATTATTGGCATCAGCAATGACATGCCAATAGTTCTTAGCCTCTGTAACCAAAGAGCCATAATACTTATATGCTAAAATGGTAAGGTCATCCCCAGCAACTACAATATGGGTTTGAAATGCTTGATTTTTAGCAGGAGTTCTTTCTTTAGCTTCTAAAATTCTCCTACCATCATCAAAAATGGTAAGCGTTCCTCCTGCGTAGAGATTAGATTCGTGTAATCGTATTGGTTTTTCAGTAGCCATAATCAAAATTGTCTAATGTCATTTATACTTCGGTTTGTTTCCATAGATAATTCAAAGGAAATACTTACTTCTGCTCTTCTCGCCTTCCAACCGTTTTGATTATCGAAATCTGTAAACTTGCTACTGACACTCTTTACAATATAGGTTTTATTAGAAAATAAATTACCGAAAATAACCTTCACTTTTCTTGTAGGGGCATTATAGGAATCGTTTGCTATCAGTCCTTCTAGCCAATTTATATCTCGTAGTACCGTATCTTCATTACTCCCATCATAAACGAACTGACACGACATAGAAAAAGTGTCACCACCTCCTGTATAATGGTGCAATGGATTATTACGTCCTGGAACATCAACTGTTGCATAGTTTCCAGTACGTTGTTTCGCAATTTCTTTGGGTACTTCTTGTAATTCTAGTCTTCCAAATGGCTCGGATAATTCTAAGATGTAGATAGAACCATCAATGGCTGATAGTTGGTGCTGCATAATATGTTATTAGATCTTTGAAAACCATTCTGGATTATTCTTAACCTCTTCCTTAGTGAATTTATACATTTTTAAACTTCCCTCAATAGCCTCTTTGTCTGTCATAGAGTGAAAATAATCTCCATTGATATTTTGTTTGAAAACTCTACCTTTAGGACAATTAGGTAAATCTTTATTCAAAATAATTTTTGAGTTCATGATACGTAGCCTTTTAGATTTAAGATGTTTTTTTTCTATTCAAAGATAAAACATTAAAAGGATTCATACTTCACTATATCTTTTTATGTTTTTTAAAAATAACAGCAAAGAGAACTACTAATAACATAGTTATTGGAACTATATAAAAAGTAGTCAATAAAGACTCTAAAAATCCTCTTATACAATATACAGATAGTATTGCGCCTATTAACATATCAAAAGCAAAATCGCTTAATACCCTTTTCTTTTTTATTTTAGAGTAAACTAAAGAACCTAAAACTAATACTGATAACAGTATCTGAATGCTCCAAAAAATATTTATAATCATCTCCATTCAAGCCAAATTTATAATCTCAAAAATCTTCGTATTCAGTGCTTTCTAACGTCTTTCTCTTCTAGTCTAGCGACCGTCTCCTCTGTACCTCCTAGTTCGATAATTTTCCAAATAACGTTTTTGAAATTC
It encodes the following:
- a CDS encoding phage tail protein, whose translation is MGYWADNIINYFGDAIKEIDRQGVVDADGKGEFERYNEIIGEDIDDNIEPLLDNLIENTMLADTMYSRFVPLLEKTIGITMRLTNSEDLRRKVLKFAFRLYQIRGTTLGYEVPLRMLGFESVEIVESWVVSSFDSPLTLDDAVRRLDSGGRCQSCSPYELYLTGSLELTAEIMRAVGEVIEFNEPINARLTALKYNGEDALASLIRFRIYNGDLLYENLSLYDVDFVLNENKELVAQGPDAHRFRIENGNIYLRTI
- a CDS encoding baseplate J/gp47 family protein; the protein is MNSKNEWVGYADRSQEQIMDSVLPKLSTKLPRHTDHSPTEPLVQMLFVWSAIAGMLNYYIDKQGEEAFLVTATRYKNVVKFAKMVGYRIKGMIPASVELRFFVESPLPSDVLIPIGTEVQTADEIIYTTTDNLIILAGETEGFIDAVQQISFSNISVGTSDGTASQVFELIEEIVDGSVSVLVDGLGWTSKDSFLKSFQLDRDFVDGVGQSRKMEIVFGDGVKGEIPLVGADITVNYAVSQGSAGNVSENTITDIISSVAMPSGFILKVTNPDRASGGADVETLEDLQRKIPIFIRTQDNMVTGQDHNDVPLLAAGVGSAGHFFECGKYVDIYISPLGGGTATQTLLDNVADFLEPRRLITTKLTVRSAGVLQAKVKFVIQVRSNFVRADVVAAVRANLLNFLSSDVQVIRGKVKINDLVEVVETTEGVDSSDTIYFYVEPFARPLLENTTELLWNKSLLPASSETIKWVITFVSATSFRVSKDRVSLGTASVGTPITQNEIQFTILPSAEYAVGKKWEFYTYPYSKNLLLQEPSIVLAYTDDVLIDSEGGL
- a CDS encoding GPW/gp25 family protein translates to MSQKITGTGLAFPFEVDSAGRSVYVSGQELINQSLGIILSQPTNQKPFMPEFGTQIERFRYEPNDTILQTLLREFIVDAITRWEKRIRVKDVVFETSTETTIKCIISYQIVGSNEEGTYTYPFYRELDY
- a CDS encoding phage baseplate assembly protein V, yielding MDRQFKKVVQEKGLEEAGRFYGLYHGIVVENEDPEKRGRLRVKVPSIFGDQVLEEWIYGKSIFSGDTIGIWAIPSTKSGVWISFVNGEASMPIWEMGWFSDKAMPKEFKDRYLDGISLKHDRIFIQSKEASIELFEDGKIDIVGKADISVFTTGGKIELKNSTQNLKGLLNELKEILLTLKVAMNGTPLSNSLTPDTIASLSSWSFKVNQLLK
- a CDS encoding phage late control D family protein, encoding MSGVVGSPFYKIIIAPTGEDITPLVDSFSYEDTIEKDDLLRISVSLKNVFELDEDWLVAGEKLRFMFGYIGGLQTEERVAKISDISSSYGEVIKVRIDAVDVGQFMKEEFSNKIHKDKTLSELVEEMADTYSYKTDVIQTKKKYPYLPQAQKSDFDFLMQLAKRENLVFRVSGDTLILEKRNLLKEAVKTYTWGKDIISFVPKVKYTKQDTSSQKITSYSINPQTNEIQKSEAKSENKEKEKLGEYNIKVDANGNAKKVFPKKKAESEKSEDGKLVQGSTDKSQNDGLVNTLQEDKSLAGVTAKLVVEGNPLLKANDILTIAGVAKKHEGNWKVMSAKHDVSAGSYYKTTCELKKNATSKSVTNVQPDKASSKRQQVNTTQGSTAVNEAQSKVLVFDANGKEVKNG